The Ananas comosus cultivar F153 linkage group 2, ASM154086v1, whole genome shotgun sequence genome contains a region encoding:
- the LOC109727754 gene encoding heat stress transcription factor B-4c-like, whose product MSERYWEVGGGGGGGGNVGGAGAGAGAAEAQKAVPAPFLTKTYQLVDDPSTDHVVSWGDDRVSTFVVWRPPEFARDILPNFFKHNNFSSFVRQLNTYGFRKVVPERWEFANEFFRKGEKHLLCEIHRRKSPAASASSSSSSFPSPSSPHLFPSPQHLPLFHHHHHLPLPPWTDSPSPRLLVLGPTPTASASASANVGGAAALVEENERLRRSNAALVAELAHMRKLYNDIIYFVQNHVQPVAPSSAASPLVAARGLRGLVDQRRSAATKPELNSASTTSSSSLTIADEPSPPPPPPPPQNQNDNGESSSARPKLFGVPLNGCSPKRPLNRDEPTSPSTKPRLVLENEDLGFNLMPRSPLSA is encoded by the exons ATGTCGGAGAGGTATTGGGAggtgggagggggaggaggaggaggagggaatGTTGGGGGAGCGGgagcgggggcgggggcggcggaggcgcaGAAAGCGGTGCCGGCGCCGTTCTTGACGAAGACGTACCAGCTGGTGGACGACCCCTCGACCGACCACGTGGTGTCGTGGGGCGACGACCGCGTCTCCACCTTCGTCGTGTGGCGGCCCCCCGAGTTCGCCCGCGACATCCTCCCCAACTTCTTCAAGCACAACAACTTCTCCTCCTTCGTTCGCCAGCTCAACACCTAC GGGTTTAGGAAGGTGGTGCCGGAGCGGTGGGAGTTCGCGAACGAGTTCTTTAGGAAGGGGGAGAAGCATCTTCTGTGCGAGATCCACCGGCGCAAGTCACCCGCGGCTTctgcgtcctcctcctcctcctccttcccttctccctcctctcctcacCTTTTCCCTAGTCCCCAGCACCTCCCCCtcttccaccaccaccaccacctccccctccccccctgGACCGACTCCCCCTCTCCTCGCCTCCTCGTCCTCGGCCCCACCCcgaccgcctccgcctccgcctccgccaacGTAGGAGGAGCGGCGGCGTTGGTGGAGGAGAACGAGCGGCTGCGGCGGAGCAACGCGGCGCTGGTGGCGGAGCTGGCCCACATGCGGAAGCTCTACAACGACATCATCTACTTCGTGCAGAACCACGTGCAGCCCGTGGCCCCGAGCTCCGCGGCGTCTCCGCTCGTCGCCGCCCGCGGCCTGCGCGGCCTCGTCGACCAGCGCAGGTCGGCGGCCACGAAGCCCGAGCTCAACAGCGCGAGCACCACCTCGAGCAGCTCCCTCACCATCGCCGATGagccttctccgccgccgccgccgccgccgccgcagaaCCAAAACGACAATGGAGAGAGCAGCAGCGCGAGGCCGAAGCTCTTCGGAGTTCCCCTCAATGGTTGCTCTCCTAAGAGACCTTTGAACCGGGACGAGCCCACGTCGCCCTCCACGAAGCCGCGCTTGGTTTTGGAGAACGAGGACTTGGGCTTCAACTTAATGCCGCGTTCTCCGCTCTCCGCTTAA